A segment of the Entelurus aequoreus isolate RoL-2023_Sb linkage group LG23, RoL_Eaeq_v1.1, whole genome shotgun sequence genome:
tcagcgaaagtccagcccatagtggatccaacataatagtgagagtccagtccatagtggggccagcaggaaaccatcccgagcggaatcAGTCATAACTACAGACTGACCTCTCTGGAGGAAAATGCTGAATCCCTACATCAGCGGTTGGAGCAGGTGGAGGCTGTTTGTGACATGCTACAGGCCGACAACCAGAAGCTAAAGGCTAAGCTCACCGACCTGGAGGGAAGGAGCAGGCGGAGTAATGCCCAGCTCGTTGGCTCACCTGAAGGGATAGAATGCCCGCAACCTACTAAGTTTTTCTCCCTGTAGCTGAAGGAAGTCTTGGTGAGGAAGTATTCGCCTCTCCACCTGAGCTGGACCGCGCTCATCGCAGCCTGGCTCCCAAGCCGGGACACGGGGACAAGCCCCGACCTATCCTGCTCTCTTTTCATTGCTTCCAGAGCAAAGACCTGCTTATTCGGGAGGTTAGGAAGAGGGGTACGCAGAAATACCACGGGCACGCGTTCAGAGTGTACGAGGACTACTCCAGAGGTAGTGAATCAGCGGAGGACTTACCGGACTGTGATGGCGTCATTGTACAAGTTGGGACTCAAACCCCAAGCTCTGCATTAAACAGACGGACGGCATCCGCGTTTGGCTCGGATCAGTAGCCGAGGCAGACAACTACATCAAGGCGTATAAAGACTCTTCATAACGGTCTCATCAATAAAGTGTGTTTATGAGTCACagtgagtttaaaggcctactgaaacccacaactaccgaccacgcagtctgatagtttatatatcaatgatgaaatcttaacattgcaacacatgccaatacggccgggttacattagtaaagtgcaattttaaatttcccgctaaacttccggttgaaaacgcctttggatatgacgtatgcgcgtgacgtagccagtagaacagaggtatggctcccccattgaggccaatacaaaaagctctgttttcatttcataattccaaagtattctggacatctgtgttggtgaatcttttgcaatttgtttaatgaacaatggagattgcaaagaagaaagttgtaggtgggatcggtgtattagcggctggctgtagcaacacaacaaggaggacttacttggatagcagacgcgctagccgatgctagccgccaaccacatctgtgatcgggtgaagtccttcgtcgcgccgtcgatcgctggaacgcaggtgagcacgggtgttgatgagcagatgagggctggctggcgtaggtggagcgctaatgtttttattatagctctgtgaggtcccgttgctaagttagcttcagcgtcgttagtaacggcattgttaagctttgccaggctgagaattattaaccgtgtagttacatgtccatggtttaatagtattgttgatcttctgtctatccttccagtcagggatttatttattttgtttctatctgcatttgagccagatgctatcacgttagctcagtagctaaagagcttcgccgatgtattgttgtggagataaaagtcactgtgaatgtccatttcgtgttctcgactctcattttcaagatatatatagtatccgaggtggtttaaaatacaaatccgtgatccacaatagaagaaggagagagtgtggaatccaatgagccagcttgtacctaagttacggtcagagcgaaaaaagatatgtctttcactgcattctagtccgtcactctaacgttcctcatccacaaatctttcatcctcgctcaaattaatggggtaatcgtcgctttctcggtccgaatcgctttagctgcgttgaaaacaataggaaaatatgaggaggtgaacaactgactacgtcacgctacttccggtaggggcaaggattttttttatcagagaccaaaagttgcgaactttatcgttgttgttctctactaaatcctttcagcaaaaatatggcaatatcgcgaaatgatcaagtatgacacatagaatggatctgctatccccgtttaaataaaaaaaattaatttcagtaggcctttaagtttctggctgcaaccaggaagctgcttgttgagaattttccagagctcacgtggcttatttgtgttttcctctattttgtcgttaatgtaattttttttaaaggatttagtctggttggttgacttatttcttaatttattgctttgctttttgagagttgaaaggagtgatttgatgttgatattattgggttgtttatctacttctgttttacacttttggtattcggagtattttctgtctgtcttttatggcagctaatatgtccggattcatccatggttccgagcgggctttgatcctgactgttttcacaggagccatgtcatttagtatctttaggaacgccgttttgaagcgatcccaagcaacatcgaccaggttgctcgcgagcacaggggaccagtcccactcatctaattttaaattgaaattatcactggagtattttttaagggatctggattgggctgttatgtggccattggctttgggtttagctattttgcgggtgcagaaggttagatagtggtcgctaagaccacagatcatgaccccactattttttattttaggccggtctgaagtgagaatgagatctatggttgacaagagaagtatcctacacttctcttttgtaaagtactgaacagcctatatgggcatctacatcaactatatgatttgcctgagaagctggacaggaccaaaaaaaaaaaaaattttttaaattttttttaagacttaagtttaggcggtggctctttgttgttaaggcggctgcattaacaacaaagcgctgcgggaaaccctgcattgacttgaaaacaaaaaaacgagtCTGTCGCCGCGGCGCCGCCGTTccacatccagtggaaatccccggttacacttacaaacgttgcttggcgagATAAACGAAGAAACCATACTTCGGGTTCAAGGCACAAAgcaaaaagaaatacattttcaacccacagcaCTCGCAGTGAGAGAACTCGACcacaagatggcgccataacagAAACAACAATACAGATTTACAATGTAAACGAcctaatcttttctccaagtttatacatCAGTAACTGACATTAAAAtcacagggggcgctggagcctatcccagctgcactcaagtGGAAGGGAATGTatggcaatatagattttaggccatattgcccactCATAGAAAGTGGTCttcttttcctgtgaataatgttgtaaagagcagtgtgtttgttttcaggccAATTCATATAATAACTTGTTATTTTAAGTACATGTGAACTTACTGAATgcctcatgtgactgagcaaatctggacatttctcaagcatgtttgtcattttgtgtcctgcagacgtctgtgcaGAACAACTTCTGCCTGAAAAACAGGAGTGTAGCTTCAGGATGGTGAAGGAGGATCCATCAAAGAGGAAGACCAGGTGCCACAGACCCTCTGGTGtctccttttcctctttgacacagacccttccctgtaaaaaggaagaggaagacTCACTGACGCCCCACCTAAAAGAGGAAGAGGCGGAACACACCGTTAGTCAGGAGGGAGATCATATTGAAGGACtggtggagttcccagtgactggtgtccctgtgaagagtgaagatgaggaggtcaaaggtgaaagtgaggagaagagagaggcggagcctccaagcagcagctcaacacaacacatgacaacagaagctgatggagaccactgtggaggatcacaagcagacaagctcttagctccactatcagatagtgaggacacaacgtcacactctcctgacactgatgatgaagactctaaagatgataagacatgtcacactgacaacactcacttgaaatgttctcactgtgacaaaacctttaaatacaattgtcatctgaaaagacacatcagtacacacactggagaaaaaccttttacctgttcaatctgtagtaaaggttttgtagaaggtcgcaatttgaaagtacacatgagaatacacactggtgaaaaaccttttatctgttcaatctgtggtacaggttttgtacaaagtcacagattgaaagtacacataagaatacacactggtgaaaaaccgttttcttgttcaatctgtggNNNNNNNNNNNNNNNNNNNNAAAAAGCAGTTTTCTCAgtaaaaaatttactttttacagtaaaaatcttgcaattgagctgccaattttttactgtaaataaacatctgtaatattttacaataaaaaaataagttttgtaTTTtcactaaaaaatatttttaatttgacaGTAAAGTTCCTGcaactgagctgcaagtttttttttactgtaaaaaaaaaaagttacatttttccatttacagtaataggttgtaaaaaaaacactgtaaattgtaAGGTAAAATTATtgatgagttgccagtttttgactgtaaaaactCTGGTATtctttgccatttacagtaatacaccataaaatctaaagttgttgtttttactgtaaaaaaaaacaaaaaaaaaacaaaaactggcagctcagtggccagaattttaatGTAATGAGCAGTTTTCTcagtaaaaaaaagaagttcattttacagtcaaattcctGCAACTGTTttgctatttacagtaatatgacgtACAATCTACAGTCTTTGTTTTaccgtaaaaagaaaaaaaaacggcagctggttgccagaattttatcgtgaaaaagcagttttctctgtaaaaaatttactttttacagtaaaaatcttgcaactgagctgccaatttttttactgtaaataaacatctgtaaaattttacaataaaaaaaaaaaagttttgtattttcactaaaaaatatttttaatttgacaGTAAAGTTCCTGcaactgagc
Coding sequences within it:
- the LOC133641188 gene encoding zinc finger protein 3-like, producing the protein MCERTIAKYEEELCPTKEEKERQHQLMDAQVVLHRTDVQQPPHIKEEDEDPQPPHIKEEEEEVWITQEGECLLGQEEDDVTKFPLTVVSVKTEEHEDKPPESSQLHHSPNVCAEQLLPEKQECSFRMVKEDPSKRKTRCHRPSGVSFSSLTQTLPCKKEEEDSLTPHLKEEEAEHTVSQEGDHIEGLVEFPVTGVPVKSEDEEVKGESEEKREAEPPSSSSTQHMTTEADGDHCGGSQADKLLAPLSDSEDTTSHSPDTDDEDSKDDKTCHTDNTHLKCSHCDKTFKYNCHLKRHISTHTGEKPFTCSICSKGFVEGRNLKVHMRIHTGEKPFICSICGTGFVQSHRLKVHIRIHTGEKPFSCSICACNKVQRHTGPQSTCLSRRQKPSPGGLRPRMV